From the genome of [Limnothrix rosea] IAM M-220, one region includes:
- a CDS encoding DUF488 domain-containing protein: MQTQSPQASIFTFGYGNRKNYDQFLEYLQNHEIDCVVDVRHTPRAWTRKWYGQQIQNLCSEHDVEYYSEPALGNTSGSKNWIPPNLAQADQALQDLAKKIQSCRVLLLCSELDHHKCHRTEVAEQLMKLTGSEIHHCC, translated from the coding sequence ATGCAAACTCAATCTCCACAAGCATCTATTTTTACATTCGGCTACGGTAATCGGAAAAACTATGACCAATTTCTCGAATATCTTCAAAATCATGAAATTGATTGTGTTGTGGATGTTCGACACACTCCTAGGGCTTGGACTCGAAAGTGGTATGGTCAACAAATTCAAAACTTGTGTTCAGAACATGATGTTGAGTATTACTCTGAGCCAGCATTAGGGAATACTTCTGGTTCCAAAAACTGGATTCCACCAAACCTTGCCCAAGCGGATCAAGCACTCCAAGATCTTGCTAAAAAGATTCAATCATGTAGGGTTCTTTTATTATGTTCTGAACTGGATCACCACAAATGCCATCGTACTGAAGTTGCGGAACAACTTATGAAGTTAACAGGGAGTGAGATTCACCATTGCTGTTAG